GTAATAgcactcatttataaaatgagatcaagaaaaagaaaaaaaaattgatttaaagtTGATGAAGAAAACCTTCTGAATTTGAGACCTGGTGTATTGAAATGGCATCCTGTGTACTTGTAGACAGTTCCCTCATATGGGATCTTTTGCATTAGAGAGATTAAATGTTGGACAGTATGTCATAGGCTTAAATTCCCAATCCCATCATCAGGATTTTCCTACTCAGTATGTGGCTATAGAATGAGACTGATGCCCACGTGTGGCTTAGGGGAAACCACCTCATTACTTTATACCTGTGGTCGTGTTCTCAGTTCAGGTATTCATTTCCCTGTCTCTACCTTTTCCCTTCTAAGAAACTTAACTTTCTTAGAAACTTTTGAAAAGAGGTAATCCTTTTTAATGTTTCCGGACCAGCTATATATAACTGCCCATTCATTTTAACTGGTTTTCAGGTATTTACCATGGGTGTTTTTGATCAGGATTCTGGATTTCTCGGGGCTGGCAGTTCATGGAGTAGAGTAACTCACTGGCAGATGGTGAAAGCATGGATTGTTGGAGCAAATCACTCCGTGTCTTGGCGATGCTTTTGGCCGTTGTTCTCCCAAACCTTTGGGGCAGATTAGGAACATGTCTTGAGAtactttcctttatatttcttccaAATCTCAGGGGCAGGTTGGCCATTGCCCCAGTGCTTCTTTCGTCTTCCATGGTCCTCCCAAATCTCAATGGCAAATTGGCAGCTGAGTGTGGCATTTTGTTGACTGTGGGTGCACTCATCTTAATGACAGTTTTTGGACCCCAGTCTTGGAGCTCTTCAAAACTGagacttctttccttttctccctcaggGTCTCCTTTAGGCTATgattagaaaagaatattaaaataagttattGTTTCAGGTAGTAGGTATAAACCCCAAATTAACTTAAGTCCAGACTTTGGTTTGCAGAATTGTTAAAGCTATAAACAAAGTTTGTGTTAATgtgcagaatttttaaataaagcgtTCACattaggcttcttttttttttatttttttttatttttt
The Panthera uncia isolate 11264 chromosome A2, Puncia_PCG_1.0, whole genome shotgun sequence genome window above contains:
- the NPVF gene encoding pro-FMRFamide-related neuropeptide VF; protein product: MKVISSKCFILLTLATSSLLTSSIFCTDELMMSSFHSKENYDKYSEPKGDPEGEKERSLSFEELQDWGPKTVIKMSAPTVNKMPHSAANLPLRFGRTMEDERSTGAMANLPLRFGRNIKESISRHVPNLPQRFGRTTAKSIAKTRSDLLQQSMLSPSASELLYSMNCQPREIQNPDQKHPW